The Motilibacter peucedani sequence TGGCCGAGACGGGCCGAGGCCTCGAGGGCCTGGTCCATCCCGGCCAGCAGCTCCGTGCGCTCGAGCAGCTCGGCCACGGCTCACTGTCCCACCGCGGGCGCGTGCTGCCCAGGTCCTGTCGAGGACCTGCCCTCAGGGGCGGACCTCGAAGACCAGGTTGAACGGCGTCTCGGCGACCCGGCGGAAGCGGGTGAAGCCCGCGGCCTCCATGACCCCGCGGATCGCCGCCTCGCCGGCCTGGGCGCCGAGCGCGAGCCCCACCTCCTGCGAGAGCGAGTTCGGCACGCACAGCAGCGTCGAGAAGCTGTAGTAGGCGCGGCCCACGGGGTTGAGGTTGTCCTCGAACCGGTCGCCGGCGGCGGGCTCGACCACGAGCCACGTGCCCTCGGGCGCCAGGCTCTGCAGCACGTGCCGGGCGGCGCCGACGGGGTCGCCCATGTCGTGCAGCGAGTCGAACGAGGTGACCAGGTCGTAGCCCGTGCCCGGGTAGTCCGCCGCCGCGGCGACCTCGAAGTCGACCTGCGCCTGCAGCCCCTCCTCGGCCGTCTGCTTGCTCGCGCGGGCGATCGACTCGTCGTGGTAGTCGAAACCGGTGACGCGCGAGGCGGGGAAGGCGGCGGCCATCATGCGGGTCGAGGCCCCGAGCCCGCAGCCGATGTCCGCGACGCGGCCGCCCGCGGTGAGCTTCTCGACGACGCCGTCGCACGCCGGGAGCCAGCTGCTGACGAGGTTCGCGGAGTAGCCCGGCCGGAAGAAGCGCTCGCAGCCGACGAAGACGTCGGTGTTGTGCTCGTGCCAGCCGACGCCCTCACCGGTGCGGAACGCCTCGGCCACAGCAGGTTCGTCACGGGCCGCGGCCGCGGCGAGCTGGAAGGCGCCGGGCAGGAAGAACGGGTTGTCCTCGGACACCAGCGTGAACGCCTGGATCTCGTCGAGGTGGAAGCGCTCGGCCTCCCCGTCCCACGACACGTAGCCGCCGGCGACCTGCGCGCGCAGCCACTCGGCGACGTAGCGCTCGGCGGTGCCCGTGCGGGCGGCGAGCTCGGCCGGCGTGCTCGGGCCGAGCTCGGCGAGGGCGCGGTAGAGCCCGAGCCGGTCGCCGATGAGCACGGTGGCCGCCTGCACGGTCGCGCCGAGGTCGACGACGAAACGGCCGAGGTAGGCGTGGAGCTCCTGCTCGTCGATGGCCATGGTGGTTCCTCCTCAGGTGGGTGCGGATCTCGTGCCTCGGACGCTAGGAGCGGGGCGCAGGCCTGGACAGGGCAGCGACTGCCCATCTCGGGCGTCCCGGGCGCCCAGGTTGGCGACGGCTCGGCGCCCCTCCCCTACGCTTCCTCGGGTGACCGACGCCTCCGCGCCCCACCCGGCCGACCCGTACGCCGCCGCCTCCGCAGCCGCCGAGCGGCTGCGGGAGATCACGGGGGTGCAGACCCACGACGTCGCCCTCGTGCTCGGCTCGGGCTGGGTGCCCGCCGTCGACGGGCTCGTCGCCGGCGACGACGAGCTGGTGGCCGACCTCGCGGTCACCGACCTGCCCGGCTTCGCGCCGCCGGCCGTCGCCGGCCACGCCGGCCGGGTCCGGTCGCTGCGCGTCGGCAGCACGCACGTGCTGGCCTTCCTCGGCCGCACCCACCTCTACGAGGGCCGCGGGGTCGACGCGGTGGTGCACGGCGTACGCACCGCGACCGCCGCCGGCGCCCGCACCGTCGTGCTCACCAACGGCTGCGGCGGCCTGCGTCCGGAGTACTCCGCCGGGCAGCCGGTGCTGATCCGCGACCACATCAACCTGACGGCCACCTCGCCGCTGAAGGGCGCGCGGTTCGTCGACCTCACCGACCTCTACTCGACGCGGCTGCGCGAGCTGGCGAAGGGGCTCGACCCGAGCCTCGAGGAGGGCGTCTACGTGCAACTGCCCGGCCCGCACTACGAGACGCCGGCCGAGATCGGCATGGTCCGCGCGATCGGCGGTGACCTCGTCGGGATGTCGACCACGCTCGAGGCGATCGCGGCCCGGGAGGCGGGAGCGGAGGTCCTCGGCATCTCGCTGGTCACCAACCTGGCGGCCGGCATGACCGGCGAGCCGCTCGACCACGCCGAGGTGCTCGCCGCCGGCAACGAGGCAGCGGGCCGCATGGGCGGGCTGCTCGGCGCACTGGTGGCCGCGCTGTGAGCGAGCTGCCCGCCACCTCCGACGAGTCGCAGGCCGGCGACCAGCAGCGCATGCCCGACGCGACGCGCAACGCGCCCGACCGCCAGCCCGAGCCGCGCGAGCACCGGCACTCCGAGGACACCGTCGACGTCACCGACCTCGCGCAGGCGTGGCTGTCGGAGGACCCCGACCCGGTCACCCGCGCCGAGCTGCAGGCGCTGCTCGCGGCGCCGGACCCCGTGGCCGCGCTCAGCGACCGGTTCCAGGGCAGCCTCGAGTTCGGCACCGCCGGGCTGCGTGGCGAGGTCGGCGTCGGCCCGAACCGCATGAACCGGCTCGTGGTCACCCGCGCCACCGCCGGCCTGGTCGCCTACCTCCGGCTGCACGGCGGGCGCAGCGTGGTCATCGGCTACGACGCGCGCAACCGCTCCGCCGACTTCGCCCGCGACGCCGCGTCGGTGGTCGCAGGTGCCGGCCTCGAGGCGCTGCTGCTGCCCGGCCCGCTGCCGACGCCGGTGCTCGCCTTCGCCGTGCGCCACCTCGGCGCCTCGGCCGGCGTGATGGTCACGGCCTCGCACAACCCGGCCGCCGACAACGGCTACAAGGTCTACCTCGGCGACGGCTCGCTCATCGTGCCTCCCGCCGACGTCGAGATCAGCCGCGAGATCAAGGCCGTGGGACCGTACTTCTCGATCCCCCGCGCGGAGACCTGGACGACGCTGGGTGACGACGTGGTCGACGCCTACGTCGCCCGTGCGGTCTCGGTGCTCGACCCGGCCACCCCGCGCGACCTCGTCACCGTCTACACGCCCATGCACGGCGTGGGCGGCGCGGTGTCCGCGCGAGCCGTCGCGGCCGCCGGCTTCCCGGCGCCGCAGGTGGTCTCAGCCCAGGCCGAGCCCGACCCGGAGTTCCCGACGGTGTCGTTCCCCAACCCCGAGGAGCCGGGCGCGCTCGACCTGCTGCTCGAGCTGGCGCGCGAGCACTCCGCCGACCTCGCGGTAGCCAACGACCCCGACGCCGACCGGCTCGCCGTCGCCGTGCCCGACCGCAACGGCACCTGGCGGGCGCTCACCGGCGACGAGCTCGGAGCCCTGCTCGCCACGCACCTGCTGCGCCGGGGGCGCGTCGAGGGCGGGTCGCTCGCCTCGTCGCTCGTGTCCTCCTCGCTGCTCGGCACCATCGCCGCGGCAGCGGGTGTCGGCTACTCGTCGACGCTCACCGGCTTCAAGTGGATCTCGAAGGTGCCGGCCCTGCGCTTCGGCTACGAGGAGGCGCTGGGCTACTGCGTCGACCCCGAGGGCGTGAAGGACAAGGACGGCATCAGCGCCACCCTGGTGGCGCTCGAGATGGCGGCTGTCGCCAAGGCGGCCGGACGGACCCTGCTCGACGAGCTCGACGACCTCTACCGCGCGCACGGGGTGCACCTGACCGGGCAGGTCTCGCTGCGCTTCACCGACCTCTCGCGCATCGGCGCGGCGGTGGAGCGGCTGCGGGCCGAGCCGCCGGAGTCGCTGGGCGGGCTCACGGTCACCGGCGTCGACGACCTCTCGCGTGGCGTAGACGGGCTTCCGCCCACCGACGGGCTGCGCTTCCGGCTCCAGGACGGCGCCCGCGTCATCGTGCGCCCGTCCGGCACCGAGCCGAAGGTGAAGGCCTACCTCGAGGTGGTGCGCCCGGTCGAGGGCGACGACGTGGCGGCCGCCGTGGCCGCCGCGACCGAGGTGCGGTCGCGGCTGGCCGACGGCGTACGCGCGCTGCTCGCCTGAGCGCCACCCGTCCGGGAGTGCGCTAGAAGCGCTCGACGATCGTGCGGCTGAACGCCTCGAGGTCGTCGGGCTTGCGGCTCGAGATGAGCACGCCCGGGCCGGACTCGTCGACGTGGACCTCCTCGTCGACCCAGGTGCCGCCGGCGTTGCGGACGTCGGTCTGCAGGCTGGGCCACGAGGTCAGCGTGCGCCCGCTCACGGCGCCGGACTCGACCAGCGTCCACGGCCCGTGGCAGATGACGGCGACCGGCTTGCCCGCGTCGACGAACGCCTTGGCGAACGCGACGGCGTCGGGCTGGGTGCGCAGGGTGTCGGGGTTCGCGACGCCGCCCGGGAGGACCAGGCCGTCGAACGAGGACGGGTCGGCGTCGGCGACCATGACGTCGACAGGGAACGTGTCACCCTTGTCGAGGTGGTTGAACGCCTGCGCCTCGCCGGCCTCCGGCGCGACGAGCCGCGGCGTGCCGCCCGCCTCCTGCACCGCCTTCCACGGCTCGGTCAGCTCGACCTGCTCGATGCCCTCGTTCGCGACGAGGAACGCGATCGTCTTGCCCTGCAGCGTGTTCGTTGCCATGGGTACCACGTGCCCGGTCGGGCGGCGGGCGAAAACTCTCAGCGCGGGTCGGTGCGCAGGCGCGCGTAGGACACCAGGTCGTGCCACGCGCCGCCGCGCCACTGCGCCGAGCGGAGCACTCCCTCGCGCGTGAACCCGGCCTTCTCGAGCGCGCGCTGCTCCGCGAGGTTCTCCACGTCGGTGGAGGCCTCGACCCGGCCCGCGTCGGTGGTGGCGAACAGCATGTCGGCTAGCAGCCGCTGGGCCCGGGTCCCGGCGCCACGACCGCGGAACGCCAGGTCGAGCCCGATGCCGATGTTCCAGGCCCGCGACTCGGGGTTGGGCCCGTAGGCGACCGACTGCCACGACACCGACCCGGCCAGCTGCCCGTCGACCTCGACCACCAGGAAGCCGTAGCCGCCCTCGAGCTCCGCCCGCGCCAGCAGGGCGGCGTGCGAGCGGGCGGGCATGCCGAAGTCGGCGAACTCGGTGAAGTGGCCGGGGTCGGCGCTCCACGCGTCGAGCGTCGCGACGTCGGCGGGCGCGAGGGCGCGCAGGCGTACGGCTGAGACCGCGACCGGACGACCGGTCACGTCGCCACCGCCACCAGGACGAGCGCGACCACGAGCGCGAGCGCGGGCGCCAGCACCTCCCAGCGCCAGCGCACCACCACCGGGCCGTCGGCGCCGGCGAGGCGCCGACGCTCCCAGCGGTCGGAGAGGCGCTCGGTGATGCCGGAGGTCGGCACGGTCGGCACCTCGTCGCCGCGCCGGCTGCGCTTCGGCCGCGACTTCGGCGCGGCGGCGAACGCGGTGTAGGTGGCGCGCTCGGTGCGGATGTCGAGCGTCCAGCGGCCACCGACCGCGACCACGCGCGCCCAGGGCACGACGATGTCGCGCAGCGGGTTGCGCAGGGTCACGGCGTCGTCGTCGGCCACGACCTCGGGGCGCCACCAGAACGCGAACGCGCCCACCATGGTCAGCAGCAGGACCAG is a genomic window containing:
- a CDS encoding class I SAM-dependent methyltransferase, encoding MAIDEQELHAYLGRFVVDLGATVQAATVLIGDRLGLYRALAELGPSTPAELAARTGTAERYVAEWLRAQVAGGYVSWDGEAERFHLDEIQAFTLVSEDNPFFLPGAFQLAAAAARDEPAVAEAFRTGEGVGWHEHNTDVFVGCERFFRPGYSANLVSSWLPACDGVVEKLTAGGRVADIGCGLGASTRMMAAAFPASRVTGFDYHDESIARASKQTAEEGLQAQVDFEVAAAADYPGTGYDLVTSFDSLHDMGDPVGAARHVLQSLAPEGTWLVVEPAAGDRFEDNLNPVGRAYYSFSTLLCVPNSLSQEVGLALGAQAGEAAIRGVMEAAGFTRFRRVAETPFNLVFEVRP
- a CDS encoding purine-nucleoside phosphorylase; protein product: MTDASAPHPADPYAAASAAAERLREITGVQTHDVALVLGSGWVPAVDGLVAGDDELVADLAVTDLPGFAPPAVAGHAGRVRSLRVGSTHVLAFLGRTHLYEGRGVDAVVHGVRTATAAGARTVVLTNGCGGLRPEYSAGQPVLIRDHINLTATSPLKGARFVDLTDLYSTRLRELAKGLDPSLEEGVYVQLPGPHYETPAEIGMVRAIGGDLVGMSTTLEAIAAREAGAEVLGISLVTNLAAGMTGEPLDHAEVLAAGNEAAGRMGGLLGALVAAL
- a CDS encoding phospho-sugar mutase, translated to MSELPATSDESQAGDQQRMPDATRNAPDRQPEPREHRHSEDTVDVTDLAQAWLSEDPDPVTRAELQALLAAPDPVAALSDRFQGSLEFGTAGLRGEVGVGPNRMNRLVVTRATAGLVAYLRLHGGRSVVIGYDARNRSADFARDAASVVAGAGLEALLLPGPLPTPVLAFAVRHLGASAGVMVTASHNPAADNGYKVYLGDGSLIVPPADVEISREIKAVGPYFSIPRAETWTTLGDDVVDAYVARAVSVLDPATPRDLVTVYTPMHGVGGAVSARAVAAAGFPAPQVVSAQAEPDPEFPTVSFPNPEEPGALDLLLELAREHSADLAVANDPDADRLAVAVPDRNGTWRALTGDELGALLATHLLRRGRVEGGSLASSLVSSSLLGTIAAAAGVGYSSTLTGFKWISKVPALRFGYEEALGYCVDPEGVKDKDGISATLVALEMAAVAKAAGRTLLDELDDLYRAHGVHLTGQVSLRFTDLSRIGAAVERLRAEPPESLGGLTVTGVDDLSRGVDGLPPTDGLRFRLQDGARVIVRPSGTEPKVKAYLEVVRPVEGDDVAAAVAAATEVRSRLADGVRALLA
- a CDS encoding type 1 glutamine amidotransferase domain-containing protein, producing the protein MATNTLQGKTIAFLVANEGIEQVELTEPWKAVQEAGGTPRLVAPEAGEAQAFNHLDKGDTFPVDVMVADADPSSFDGLVLPGGVANPDTLRTQPDAVAFAKAFVDAGKPVAVICHGPWTLVESGAVSGRTLTSWPSLQTDVRNAGGTWVDEEVHVDESGPGVLISSRKPDDLEAFSRTIVERF
- a CDS encoding GNAT family N-acetyltransferase, whose translation is MTGRPVAVSAVRLRALAPADVATLDAWSADPGHFTEFADFGMPARSHAALLARAELEGGYGFLVVEVDGQLAGSVSWQSVAYGPNPESRAWNIGIGLDLAFRGRGAGTRAQRLLADMLFATTDAGRVEASTDVENLAEQRALEKAGFTREGVLRSAQWRGGAWHDLVSYARLRTDPR
- a CDS encoding PH domain-containing protein, which gives rise to MQDASGREVVRSEVSRAFAVIWWVLTGLLLLDVVVRGSWPSGAVAALVLLLTMVGAFAFWWRPEVVADDDAVTLRNPLRDIVVPWARVVAVGGRWTLDIRTERATYTAFAAAPKSRPKRSRRGDEVPTVPTSGITERLSDRWERRRLAGADGPVVVRWRWEVLAPALALVVALVLVAVAT